One Amorphoplanes digitatis genomic window carries:
- a CDS encoding MBL fold metallo-hydrolase → GPFQFILVTHGHHDHVDGAARLSEILGGVPVLAADPRHGVAAEPLDRAGTLGVGGLELRVLDTPGHTADSVCFVADCAGERVVFTGDTILGRGTTVVAWPDGDLAAYLTSLGALTAYEKILMLPGHGPARADCAAVARSYLDHRRERLAQVRAAVAAGAGSAAAVVDAVYPDIAPGVRFAAEWSVRAQLEYLRRESQRPLEQLDPL, encoded by the coding sequence ACGGACCGTTCCAGTTCATTCTCGTCACACACGGTCACCACGACCACGTCGACGGCGCCGCCCGCCTCTCCGAGATCCTGGGCGGGGTCCCGGTGCTGGCGGCCGACCCCCGGCACGGCGTCGCCGCGGAGCCGCTGGATCGCGCGGGCACGCTCGGCGTCGGCGGCCTGGAGCTGCGCGTGCTGGACACGCCCGGGCACACCGCCGACTCCGTGTGCTTCGTGGCGGACTGCGCGGGCGAGCGCGTCGTGTTCACCGGCGACACCATTCTGGGCCGCGGCACGACGGTGGTGGCGTGGCCGGACGGCGACCTGGCCGCGTACCTGACGAGCCTCGGTGCGCTCACGGCGTACGAGAAGATCTTGATGCTGCCCGGGCACGGCCCGGCGCGGGCCGACTGCGCGGCGGTCGCGCGGTCCTATCTCGACCACCGCCGTGAGCGGCTCGCTCAGGTGAGAGCCGCGGTCGCGGCCGGAGCCGGCTCCGCGGCGGCGGTCGTCGACGCCGTGTACCCCGACATCGCACCCGGTGTCCGTTTCGCGGCCGAGTGGTCGGTGCGCGCGCAACTCGAGTACCTGAGGCGGGAATCACAGCGACCCCTGGAACAGTTGGACCCGCTGTGA